A genomic segment from Montipora foliosa isolate CH-2021 chromosome 9, ASM3666993v2, whole genome shotgun sequence encodes:
- the LOC137971620 gene encoding uncharacterized protein, whose translation MAAERGGVDLMLVLSLIEADDGVVENEMLLEDDDSTLLFAVVIPFMRRCLNRVEGFYTDTLPTYSMDEFKGHFRMTKATCEALVREIVATGNIPVGNRFGRESIDPTKQVMMYLWCMANQEVTRLVADRFNVTFSSVTRILERVTKALLRLRRQYIKWPGSKYPSLIMFSKRVMHFHDQY comes from the coding sequence atggcggctgaacGTGGAGGTGTAGATCTGATGCTTGTCTTAAGTTTAATAGAGGCTGATGACGGTGTCGTTGAAAATGAAATGCTGTTAGAAGACGATGATAGTACACTCCTCTTTGCTGTTGTTATTCCGTTTATGAGGCGGTGTCTGAACAGGGTTGAAGGTTTTTATACAGATACGTTGCCCACATATTCTATGGACGAATTCAAAGGGCATTTTCGAATGACAAAAGCAACGTGTGAAGCTTTAGTGAGAGAAATAGTGGCCACAGGAAACATTCCCGTTGGCAACCGTTTTGGCAGAGAGTCCATTGACCCAACGAAGCAGGTGATGATGTACCTGTGGTGTATGGCAAATCAAGAAGTAACTCGACTTGTGGCCGACAGGTTTAACGTAACGTTCAGCTCCGTAACAAGGATCTTGGAAAGGGTGACTAAGGCCTTGCTTAGGTTAAGAAGACAGTATATCAAATGGCCTGGCAGTAAATATCCTTCACTTATCATGTTTTCGAAACGTGTTATGCATTTTCATGATCAGTATTAA